Proteins from a genomic interval of Pseudodesulfovibrio nedwellii:
- a CDS encoding APC family permease encodes MSQDKHLKLEKSLSPAQVWALALGSIVGWGCFVLPGDMFLPQAGPMGTLIGFLVGACLLCFVAVCYSYMIKYAPVAGGAFAYAYVGFGPTAAFICGWALVLGYIAIIGIDIAALALIFRFLFPGVFEFGALYSIAGWEVYTGEALLMSGATLLFGWLNYRGISFAGKLQVVLAFLLTVGIISLFSGAASLETASMSNLVPLFAEHRSVLSCVLVIFAISPFLFVGFDTVPQAAEEFSFDPARARNIMIIAILCGVVLYSLVTLSVAIVLPYPEMLAKMDALRASGGTAWATGEAATMAFGKFGAIVLACAVMGAVCTGINGFYIATSRLLLSMARGGILPSWFGEIHPKYRSPYKAILFTIVIVLLTPFAGRAVVVWIVDMSSVGTGIGYLFTCLAARRVLLGSPEVTDRATRMFCCVVGTLTAVMCIVLLLVPGSPASIGVASRWCLVAWVGMGFFFYFSNKSAWAKLPEADLRAQILGRRDIPVFFKSREPQPVLQEQTQSSSAE; translated from the coding sequence ATGTCTCAAGATAAACATTTGAAATTGGAAAAATCGCTTTCCCCGGCTCAAGTCTGGGCGTTGGCGCTTGGATCGATAGTCGGCTGGGGTTGCTTTGTGTTACCCGGCGATATGTTTTTGCCTCAAGCCGGTCCAATGGGAACCTTGATTGGTTTTTTGGTAGGTGCCTGTTTACTGTGCTTTGTCGCGGTCTGCTATAGTTATATGATCAAGTATGCCCCGGTTGCGGGTGGCGCTTTTGCGTATGCCTATGTCGGATTCGGTCCGACTGCGGCATTTATTTGTGGTTGGGCACTCGTGCTCGGATATATAGCCATTATTGGTATTGATATTGCCGCGCTCGCACTTATTTTTCGTTTTCTTTTCCCAGGCGTTTTTGAATTTGGCGCGTTATATTCCATTGCCGGATGGGAAGTTTATACGGGTGAGGCCCTCCTCATGTCTGGCGCGACCTTGCTGTTTGGTTGGCTGAATTATCGAGGTATCAGTTTTGCTGGTAAGTTGCAGGTCGTTCTCGCTTTCCTGCTTACCGTTGGTATCATTAGTCTGTTTTCTGGTGCGGCTTCATTGGAAACCGCCAGCATGAGCAATCTTGTTCCCTTGTTTGCAGAACACCGCTCTGTCCTTTCTTGTGTGCTGGTTATTTTTGCTATTTCTCCCTTTCTTTTTGTGGGGTTTGATACAGTACCGCAGGCGGCTGAGGAATTTTCTTTTGATCCTGCACGTGCCCGTAATATTATGATCATTGCCATTTTGTGTGGTGTCGTTCTCTACAGCCTTGTGACGCTTTCCGTTGCAATCGTTTTGCCGTACCCGGAAATGCTCGCAAAGATGGATGCCCTTCGTGCAAGTGGTGGCACCGCATGGGCAACGGGTGAAGCGGCCACCATGGCCTTCGGAAAGTTCGGTGCCATCGTGTTGGCCTGTGCTGTCATGGGCGCTGTTTGCACCGGTATCAACGGTTTTTATATTGCTACCTCCCGGCTGTTGCTCAGCATGGCTCGTGGTGGAATCCTGCCTTCTTGGTTCGGTGAAATTCATCCCAAGTACCGTTCACCCTACAAGGCCATTCTGTTTACCATCGTCATTGTCTTGCTGACGCCCTTTGCCGGTCGTGCTGTCGTTGTTTGGATCGTTGACATGAGTTCTGTGGGGACGGGTATTGGTTACCTTTTCACTTGTCTTGCTGCTCGTCGTGTCTTGCTTGGTAGTCCTGAGGTGACAGACAGAGCCACCCGCATGTTCTGCTGCGTTGTGGGTACATTGACTGCTGTGATGTGCATTGTCCTGCTGCTTGTCCCCGGTTCTCCGGCCTCCATTGGTGTGGCTTCCCGCTGGTGCCTGGTGGCATGGGTTGGCATGGGCTTTTTCTTCTACTTCTCCAACAAGAGCGCATGGGCAAAGCTGCCTGAAGCGGATTTGCGGGCGCAGATTCTTGGTCGCCGAGATATCCCTGTGTTTTTCAAATCTCGTGAACCGCAGCCCGTGCTGCAGGAGCAAACACAGAGTTCCTCGGCTGAATAG
- a CDS encoding MBL fold metallo-hydrolase — protein MSDNMKRRDFLKGAATGVGVGLLGAMGLYSYSPMREGYFPETERKMTDIGMCRSVKVTNISETSWFENGVLMGDIKGAGGLLVNQYDYNWPPFGNGKGLGKGSYDEGIAKIKHLLPNRLEEAWDIIEANSVHPENAGGYAALVEVEEMSGNKRKFLLDVGWSYKWCDECFKREGIDKMLENKEIEALFFSHEHFDHFWGLPVALKYDPDITIYIPEGFYPEGLQYIKDCGHTGKLITVKNGLNKVIPGMASYVFAIPIICRVYGEQSLYFNVADKGLVSVTGCCHQGIIRFAETAYNEIKYENDNCHGIYGGLHISPFDDWDPKYDDLVISLGDYGFERIGCNHCTGVLCAKKFIAAGYPVVEGTAKFRSKDKAYLGNGDTITFG, from the coding sequence ATGTCAGACAACATGAAAAGACGCGACTTCCTGAAGGGAGCCGCAACCGGTGTGGGCGTCGGCCTGCTTGGAGCCATGGGCTTGTATTCATACTCCCCCATGCGTGAAGGATACTTCCCTGAAACAGAACGTAAAATGACAGACATCGGGATGTGTAGAAGCGTCAAGGTGACGAACATCTCGGAAACAAGTTGGTTCGAGAACGGTGTTCTCATGGGTGATATCAAGGGAGCAGGTGGACTGCTTGTGAACCAGTACGACTACAACTGGCCCCCGTTCGGCAACGGCAAGGGGCTTGGAAAAGGATCGTATGATGAAGGTATCGCCAAAATCAAACACCTGCTGCCCAACCGTTTGGAAGAAGCTTGGGACATCATCGAAGCCAACTCCGTGCATCCCGAAAATGCGGGTGGTTATGCAGCACTGGTAGAAGTTGAGGAAATGAGCGGTAACAAGCGGAAATTCCTCCTCGACGTGGGCTGGTCCTATAAATGGTGTGACGAATGCTTCAAACGGGAAGGCATCGACAAGATGCTGGAGAACAAGGAAATCGAAGCTCTGTTCTTCTCCCACGAGCACTTCGATCACTTCTGGGGACTCCCTGTCGCTTTGAAATACGACCCGGATATAACAATTTATATCCCCGAGGGCTTCTACCCGGAAGGATTGCAGTACATCAAGGACTGCGGCCACACGGGCAAGCTCATCACGGTCAAAAATGGACTGAACAAGGTCATCCCCGGCATGGCAAGCTATGTCTTCGCCATCCCCATCATCTGCCGCGTGTACGGAGAGCAATCCCTGTACTTCAACGTAGCGGACAAAGGACTTGTCAGCGTCACGGGTTGCTGCCATCAGGGCATCATCCGTTTCGCCGAGACCGCGTACAATGAGATCAAATACGAAAACGACAATTGCCACGGCATCTACGGCGGATTGCACATCTCGCCCTTTGATGACTGGGATCCCAAGTATGACGATCTGGTCATCTCACTTGGCGACTATGGCTTCGAGCGCATCGGTTGCAATCATTGCACCGGCGTACTCTGCGCCAAAAAGTTCATCGCTGCCGGATATCCGGTAGTGGAAGGAACCGCCAAGTTCAGATCGAAAGATAAAGCATACCTCGGCAACGGGGACACCATTACCTTCGGGTAA
- a CDS encoding DUF4125 family protein: MSENTHENLINEIIDLELYMFLAVKNQGGTSMCQERPESFRIMREITHGVLSEDFLRSYRNDLQRAKEYGRNFMTEKYALMDQLIPSISTDPRIKEIVAVESTWRKEVAQKFPQTIHPDGHESFCRYLGCELETYSTSTMNAYEICVKNAQKEKQNLVQERYELLMVKLGHGSLINCESNLTAHHSHAIGKPSDA; encoded by the coding sequence ATGTCAGAAAATACTCACGAAAACCTCATTAATGAAATCATAGACCTCGAATTGTACATGTTCCTTGCGGTAAAAAATCAAGGTGGCACTTCTATGTGCCAAGAGCGGCCTGAATCATTTCGCATCATGCGTGAAATCACTCACGGAGTTCTTTCGGAAGACTTTCTCCGCTCCTACCGCAACGACTTGCAACGGGCGAAAGAATATGGACGCAACTTCATGACCGAAAAATATGCGCTGATGGACCAATTGATTCCGTCCATCAGCACAGACCCACGCATCAAGGAAATCGTCGCTGTAGAAAGCACATGGCGCAAAGAAGTCGCACAAAAATTTCCCCAAACAATCCACCCCGACGGCCATGAGAGCTTTTGTCGTTATCTCGGCTGTGAGCTTGAGACTTACTCCACTTCGACCATGAATGCGTATGAAATCTGCGTGAAAAACGCCCAAAAGGAAAAACAAAATCTGGTTCAGGAACGCTATGAGCTCCTGATGGTCAAACTGGGACACGGCTCGCTAATAAACTGTGAATCGAACCTGACCGCACACCATTCACACGCGATAGGGAAACCGTCAGATGCCTGA
- a CDS encoding sulfite exporter TauE/SafE family protein has product MPDPIYIMVFCAWFVGGFVSGVSGIGGAMVAVPVAAMFIPMHDLIPLSCILNVIMDGCIACMHFRHCRVSALWPMLVGSIPGAIIGLFILQFVSGAILQGAVGALLLYYVYWQQTFHVKKIHKESWGRGGAAGFGAGLLGTAISFDGPPIGAYGLYVNWKPRVFLGTLGVFFVIRGTMTCALQASADLYTPALLDYVMYGVPATILGTFCAFPVVKHINVETFRRVLMAVIVLAGVVCLGRSLL; this is encoded by the coding sequence ATGCCTGATCCAATATACATCATGGTTTTCTGTGCATGGTTTGTCGGTGGCTTTGTTTCCGGCGTCAGTGGCATCGGTGGAGCCATGGTCGCAGTCCCTGTGGCCGCCATGTTCATACCCATGCATGACCTCATCCCGCTCAGTTGTATCCTGAATGTCATCATGGATGGCTGCATAGCATGCATGCATTTCCGCCATTGCCGTGTATCAGCTCTATGGCCCATGCTCGTCGGGTCCATTCCCGGAGCCATTATTGGGCTGTTCATCCTTCAATTTGTCTCAGGTGCCATCTTACAGGGAGCCGTCGGCGCTTTGCTCCTCTACTATGTTTATTGGCAACAAACATTCCATGTAAAAAAAATCCATAAGGAATCATGGGGACGAGGTGGAGCGGCTGGATTCGGAGCAGGTTTATTGGGAACAGCCATTTCATTCGATGGCCCGCCCATTGGAGCGTATGGACTATATGTCAACTGGAAACCTCGGGTCTTTCTGGGAACCCTTGGCGTATTCTTCGTCATCAGAGGCACCATGACCTGCGCTCTACAAGCTTCAGCCGACTTGTATACACCGGCATTACTCGACTATGTCATGTATGGAGTTCCAGCCACCATCTTGGGAACATTCTGCGCATTCCCTGTTGTGAAACATATCAATGTCGAGACATTCAGGCGCGTTCTCATGGCCGTCATTGTACTGGCAGGCGTTGTCTGTTTGGGACGTTCATTGCTGTAA
- a CDS encoding CobW family GTP-binding protein, whose translation MSAPFNTLLPPALQASPAQAAMELPRALMTRANFIPGVRHRLGWRGVRDCAKGQGGLTVRVTGMQGVYGLKFLNVSETDSMGQATFHIVYFPAPDEDLIESFSVQAGIAAQQDDYLDRVREFTLYPDLCALFGVGVLEAFFLSEESGVALTLTAPENDTVIALDGVILETPAGLIQAVNPGEKDQNFPAWKTAMPLFDALAASASYCLETAPQSLTRQTRPGMQRTYGKETGIHSEPAPNTQDLRLGLGWNALVPNNPELGTPELAWSPPTSIPDEFADAPWLSADLPGASNSLDKRTMGITDRPRLIVLTGFLGSGKTTFLTRFIEDQAAKNGFVAVIQNEIGQKGLDGKLLGQSYAVTEVDEGCVCCTLAGSLRSALSGILSEFQPDFVVLETTGLANPANLLSELADLDDMLDFASVTTVIDAVGASHTLTEFEVARSQVRLADILLVNKTDLVDDEALISLKQTLRELNPSGDLYFMSHGDIPSTTLYGVNFRKKLTRPTPQLAPMGHNATHEDDNIQSSLIHLSDPLDRTVFEQSVAKLSNQVLRAKGVVRFHDAEEPEIFQYVPGSHTLTPADQTLDECFLVIIGQNSPSIAEHFQAAITG comes from the coding sequence ATGTCTGCTCCCTTTAACACTCTGCTCCCTCCGGCCTTGCAGGCCAGTCCGGCACAAGCCGCAATGGAGCTTCCGCGCGCACTGATGACACGAGCCAATTTCATTCCTGGCGTTCGCCACCGTCTCGGTTGGCGTGGTGTCCGCGACTGCGCCAAAGGGCAAGGCGGATTGACCGTACGCGTCACAGGCATGCAAGGCGTTTACGGCCTAAAATTTCTGAATGTCAGTGAAACCGACAGCATGGGACAGGCAACTTTTCATATCGTCTACTTTCCCGCCCCGGACGAAGACCTGATCGAATCTTTCAGCGTACAAGCGGGAATCGCAGCACAACAGGACGATTATCTTGATCGTGTTCGAGAATTCACCCTATACCCCGACCTCTGCGCCCTTTTTGGCGTTGGTGTCCTTGAAGCATTCTTTCTATCCGAAGAATCAGGTGTAGCCCTGACTTTGACTGCACCGGAAAACGATACAGTGATCGCATTGGACGGAGTCATACTCGAAACTCCGGCAGGGCTGATACAAGCAGTCAATCCAGGCGAAAAAGATCAAAATTTTCCAGCATGGAAAACAGCCATGCCCTTATTCGATGCACTGGCTGCATCCGCATCATACTGCCTAGAAACAGCACCTCAATCGCTGACCCGCCAAACTCGCCCCGGAATGCAGCGAACATACGGCAAAGAAACCGGTATTCACAGCGAACCAGCACCAAACACACAAGACCTGCGTCTCGGCCTTGGCTGGAACGCACTTGTCCCGAACAACCCGGAACTCGGGACACCTGAACTGGCATGGTCTCCACCAACTTCCATACCTGATGAATTCGCCGATGCCCCGTGGCTGTCCGCCGATCTACCTGGAGCGTCCAACAGTCTGGACAAACGCACCATGGGTATCACGGATCGGCCTCGGCTGATCGTTCTGACCGGTTTTCTCGGATCAGGCAAAACAACTTTCTTGACCCGTTTCATCGAAGATCAGGCGGCAAAAAACGGCTTTGTGGCGGTCATTCAAAATGAAATCGGCCAGAAAGGACTGGATGGAAAACTTCTCGGTCAGAGTTATGCAGTGACCGAAGTTGATGAGGGATGTGTCTGCTGCACACTCGCTGGCAGTTTGCGCTCGGCTCTCTCTGGGATTCTTTCGGAATTCCAACCGGATTTTGTAGTGCTGGAGACAACCGGACTGGCCAACCCAGCTAATCTGCTTTCTGAACTGGCAGACCTCGACGACATGTTGGACTTCGCCTCGGTGACAACTGTCATTGATGCAGTCGGTGCGAGTCACACTCTGACCGAATTCGAAGTCGCACGTAGTCAGGTCCGGCTGGCTGATATCCTTTTGGTCAACAAAACCGATCTTGTGGATGACGAGGCTTTGATTTCCCTGAAACAAACTCTTCGCGAACTCAATCCATCAGGCGACCTGTACTTCATGTCCCATGGAGACATCCCGTCCACCACGCTGTACGGGGTAAATTTCAGAAAAAAGCTCACCCGTCCAACACCACAATTGGCACCCATGGGCCACAATGCCACACATGAAGATGACAATATCCAAAGTTCATTGATTCACTTAAGCGATCCTCTTGACCGCACCGTGTTCGAACAATCCGTGGCAAAACTTTCCAATCAAGTCCTCCGAGCCAAAGGCGTCGTTCGTTTTCATGATGCAGAAGAACCGGAAATATTCCAATACGTCCCGGGGTCGCACACTCTGACTCCCGCCGATCAAACGCTGGATGAGTGCTTTCTCGTCATCATCGGCCAAAACTCTCCTAGCATTGCTGAACATTTTCAAGCGGCCATTACCGGTTAG
- a CDS encoding glycyl radical protein — protein MTNLSMIKDSESSATPSMGYGIDWNTAEDRVKELKNFLMNAPQVMDPERLQFLNEVYKEYQGESTFYIRAKLFERVLTKKNIFLDGNPIVGTLTGVRAGVYAYPEWNVSWIKEEMQMAKMASLGEMKIPAETQELLEKTYKLWKGRTCIDLNNKLFKEKYGINPKPYAKAGMYYENVSVASGSGIADYPMALNKGLRWLIDDVKKRFEDCPTTLENKEKHDLYRSMLVTLEAVIAHSHRYADLAEKTAADESDPKTKKELLEIAEICRRVPEFPARNFREAIQSFWFIHLAIEIEQMACATSPGRYGQYMYPFFKKDIDEGNLTREQVSTLLKFQWIKHLELAEYQGNSYALTLSGHTGQSITIGGVDADGNDASTELEEMLLDTQVKMKNIQPTLTLLYHPKMKDSYLKKVVECIRGGSGQPQILNNNVVIQRNLSRFGQYEGGISLEDARNCGNYGCVSTGICGKGSFITQEDQPCLAKIVEVMLNNGKCPVTKKKVGVETGDPAEFTSFDEVYDAYKKQLDHLFNISRKHSDLSQMARLQVVPSVFRSAMYDGCIEKGVCEEAGGTRFPQVNPIMTAGIDAANSLLAIKHLVFDTKKLTMQEMLDAIKSNFEGCEDIRKMCFEAPKHGNDQPEVEGFVQQYYKDVDAIHHAQGPDCFGYRTPLDAYSLSYHNYFGALMGALPNGRKAGVALTDGSVSAMPGTDHEGITALIKSGAEAIDTVRYGANHFNVKFSPSIMEGPQGARTLVSLIKTYCDFGGSHIQFNCVDSKTLKDAQVNPKEYSDLVVRVAGFSAYFTRLDMGVQNEIIKRTEYNS, from the coding sequence ATGACCAATCTTTCCATGATAAAAGATTCAGAATCCTCTGCTACCCCCTCCATGGGATATGGCATCGACTGGAACACCGCTGAAGACCGTGTCAAAGAACTCAAAAACTTCCTGATGAACGCTCCGCAGGTAATGGACCCTGAACGTCTGCAATTCCTGAATGAAGTTTATAAAGAATATCAGGGAGAATCCACTTTCTATATCCGCGCAAAATTATTTGAACGCGTTCTGACCAAAAAGAACATCTTCCTCGACGGCAACCCCATCGTTGGTACACTGACTGGCGTGCGAGCCGGTGTATATGCATACCCCGAATGGAACGTTTCCTGGATCAAAGAAGAAATGCAGATGGCCAAAATGGCTTCTCTTGGCGAAATGAAGATTCCCGCCGAGACACAGGAACTGCTGGAAAAGACCTACAAACTGTGGAAAGGCCGCACCTGCATCGATCTGAACAACAAATTGTTCAAAGAAAAGTACGGCATCAACCCCAAGCCGTACGCCAAAGCTGGCATGTACTATGAAAATGTCAGTGTCGCGAGTGGTTCCGGTATCGCCGACTACCCCATGGCTCTGAACAAGGGTTTGCGCTGGCTCATTGATGATGTAAAAAAGCGCTTTGAAGACTGCCCCACAACATTGGAAAACAAGGAAAAGCACGACCTGTATCGGTCAATGCTCGTCACCTTGGAAGCTGTCATCGCCCACTCTCACCGCTATGCAGACCTCGCCGAAAAGACCGCTGCCGATGAAAGCGATCCCAAGACCAAAAAAGAGCTGTTGGAAATCGCTGAGATTTGCCGCCGCGTCCCAGAATTCCCGGCCCGCAACTTCCGCGAGGCCATCCAATCCTTCTGGTTCATCCATCTGGCCATTGAAATCGAACAGATGGCATGCGCAACGTCCCCCGGTCGTTACGGTCAGTACATGTACCCCTTCTTCAAAAAAGACATCGACGAAGGCAACCTCACACGTGAGCAGGTCTCCACTCTGCTCAAATTCCAATGGATCAAGCACCTTGAACTGGCTGAATATCAGGGCAATTCATACGCTCTCACCCTTTCCGGCCACACAGGACAGAGCATCACCATCGGTGGTGTGGATGCCGACGGCAACGATGCCAGCACCGAGCTGGAAGAAATGTTGCTCGATACTCAGGTCAAAATGAAGAACATTCAGCCCACGCTGACCCTGCTCTATCATCCCAAGATGAAAGACTCCTACCTGAAGAAAGTTGTAGAGTGCATCCGCGGCGGTTCCGGCCAGCCCCAGATTTTGAACAACAACGTGGTTATTCAGCGTAACCTCTCCCGCTTCGGTCAATACGAAGGCGGCATCTCTCTGGAAGACGCCAGAAACTGCGGTAACTATGGTTGTGTCTCCACAGGTATCTGCGGAAAGGGCAGCTTCATCACTCAGGAAGACCAGCCCTGCCTCGCAAAAATCGTCGAAGTCATGCTGAACAACGGTAAATGCCCTGTCACCAAAAAGAAAGTTGGTGTTGAGACCGGCGATCCCGCCGAATTCACATCCTTTGACGAGGTGTACGATGCCTACAAGAAACAGCTCGACCATCTCTTCAACATCTCTCGGAAGCACTCTGATCTGAGCCAAATGGCCAGACTTCAGGTCGTTCCGAGCGTCTTCCGCTCCGCCATGTACGACGGCTGCATCGAAAAGGGTGTCTGCGAAGAAGCCGGCGGTACCCGTTTCCCGCAGGTCAATCCCATCATGACTGCTGGTATTGATGCCGCGAACTCCCTGCTCGCCATTAAGCATCTTGTCTTCGATACGAAGAAATTGACCATGCAAGAGATGCTTGACGCCATTAAATCAAACTTCGAAGGCTGCGAAGACATCCGCAAGATGTGTTTTGAAGCACCCAAGCATGGCAACGACCAACCAGAAGTAGAAGGCTTTGTGCAGCAGTACTACAAAGATGTTGATGCTATCCACCATGCTCAAGGACCGGACTGCTTCGGCTACCGCACTCCGCTGGACGCATACTCCCTGTCCTACCACAACTACTTCGGCGCACTCATGGGCGCTCTGCCCAACGGACGCAAGGCTGGTGTCGCACTGACTGACGGCAGTGTCTCCGCAATGCCCGGTACTGACCATGAAGGCATCACCGCTCTCATCAAGTCCGGCGCAGAAGCCATCGACACAGTCCGCTACGGAGCAAACCACTTCAACGTGAAGTTCTCTCCCTCTATCATGGAAGGCCCACAGGGCGCACGCACACTGGTGTCTCTAATCAAGACATACTGCGACTTCGGCGGCTCCCACATCCAGTTCAACTGCGTGGATTCCAAGACCCTGAAAGATGCGCAGGTCAACCCGAAAGAATACTCAGATCTGGTTGTCCGCGTTGCCGGTTTCAGCGCCTACTTCACTCGTTTGGACATGGGCGTACAGAATGAAATCATCAAACGTACGGAATACAACTCCTAA
- a CDS encoding FadR/GntR family transcriptional regulator, protein MRKKELALKKLGQIIQDMELKTGDRLPPERRLVSLLDVSRNTLRGILHSLEARGLVSIRPGSGCYLRVGISPAHDNPLDLNLSPEKAMADQLEAAFMLLPVVAEHAAHHIGARHLEELKQCSVNISRSIFQKSAERVWNESLTFFRLVAVGTGNDFLVRTVEQVCSTDMATYNIFFTLRREEREAIFADHIKLLHALQARDGEWARSITANYFLRMCDILEEREQVPMTDLVYRSLREKAEQEEGNTVWRT, encoded by the coding sequence ATGAGAAAGAAAGAGTTGGCTCTCAAAAAACTCGGTCAGATCATTCAAGACATGGAACTCAAGACCGGCGACCGGCTCCCCCCGGAACGCAGGCTTGTGAGTTTGCTTGACGTCAGTCGAAACACACTTCGCGGTATTCTGCATTCGCTGGAAGCACGAGGGTTGGTTTCCATCCGTCCCGGAAGCGGCTGCTATCTTCGCGTCGGCATTTCTCCCGCCCACGACAATCCACTCGATCTCAATCTCAGCCCGGAGAAGGCCATGGCCGACCAACTTGAAGCGGCATTCATGCTCTTGCCCGTAGTGGCGGAACATGCAGCCCATCATATCGGGGCACGTCATCTTGAAGAACTCAAGCAATGCAGCGTCAACATATCCCGTTCCATCTTTCAAAAATCGGCTGAACGAGTTTGGAACGAAAGCCTGACGTTTTTCCGACTTGTAGCCGTCGGTACGGGCAACGATTTTCTGGTGCGCACGGTCGAACAGGTCTGCTCCACCGACATGGCGACCTACAACATTTTTTTCACTCTGCGCCGCGAAGAGCGTGAAGCAATATTCGCAGACCACATCAAACTGCTGCACGCACTGCAAGCTCGTGATGGGGAATGGGCGCGATCCATCACGGCCAACTATTTTCTCAGGATGTGCGACATCCTCGAAGAACGAGAACAAGTGCCCATGACAGATCTGGTGTACCGCTCCCTCAGGGAAAAAGCAGAACAGGAAGAAGGGAATACAGTATGGCGGACATGA
- a CDS encoding sigma-54 interaction domain-containing protein, protein MYFDEKKFLNVSRESVLTPSMKAIWDDMGLGVAVVDANGICEYMNPIQSQVDGFGRIPVVGQHITSLYVPHELECIPTMECLQKGRPLLKKSYFYKTTNNYLASTVSDFFPLFDNGKKDGVIAFTIWTGTTSLVKRQRRPAKAIVPGRSSYEYYTFDSLVGKDDALIEVLNEARTAALAPSPVMIWGESGTGKELFAQAIHAASDRCDHSLVPVNCAAIPENLLEGILFGTAKGAYTDAADKPGLFEEADGGTLLLDELNSMPMGLQAKLLRVLQEKRVRRLGSRTEIPVDVRVISILNVDPLYAVEQNILRRDLFYRLAVVGLAVPSLSQRKQDIPLLARTFIDRSEQRKGMRAISIDEDVLRMFSDYEWPGNIRELLHVIEGSLALIGDRLSIDWGCLPRHFRDACRNAAAPRITEPLLSESGVKQSVEKAFYDYHAVKRSSVIPLKGCVQEYEAECIRNVLRVTGGNVAKAARIMEITGAGLRYKIKQLNIEEED, encoded by the coding sequence ATGTATTTTGACGAAAAAAAGTTCCTTAATGTCAGTCGTGAAAGCGTTTTGACACCTTCCATGAAAGCCATCTGGGATGATATGGGACTTGGGGTCGCCGTTGTAGATGCCAATGGCATTTGCGAATACATGAATCCCATTCAGAGTCAGGTGGACGGTTTTGGACGGATACCTGTGGTTGGGCAACACATAACAAGTCTTTATGTGCCACACGAGTTGGAGTGTATTCCCACCATGGAATGTCTACAGAAGGGGCGACCGCTTCTCAAGAAGAGTTATTTTTACAAGACGACAAATAATTATCTTGCCAGCACGGTTTCTGATTTCTTTCCGCTGTTTGATAACGGAAAAAAGGATGGCGTCATTGCCTTTACTATTTGGACCGGCACGACGTCACTGGTGAAGAGACAAAGGCGTCCTGCCAAGGCGATTGTTCCTGGGCGAAGCTCTTATGAATATTATACATTCGACAGTTTGGTCGGGAAAGATGATGCCCTGATTGAAGTGCTGAACGAAGCACGGACGGCAGCACTGGCGCCGTCTCCAGTGATGATTTGGGGAGAAAGTGGCACGGGTAAGGAATTGTTTGCCCAGGCTATTCATGCCGCGAGTGATCGGTGCGACCATTCTCTTGTCCCGGTGAACTGTGCTGCCATCCCTGAAAATTTGTTGGAGGGTATTCTTTTTGGCACGGCCAAGGGCGCATATACTGATGCTGCTGACAAGCCGGGGCTTTTTGAAGAAGCCGATGGCGGAACATTGCTTCTTGATGAGTTGAATTCCATGCCCATGGGATTGCAAGCCAAACTCCTTCGAGTGCTCCAGGAAAAACGTGTGCGTCGGCTTGGGTCGCGTACAGAAATACCAGTGGACGTGCGAGTTATTAGTATTTTGAACGTCGATCCTCTCTACGCCGTGGAGCAGAATATATTGCGGCGAGATTTGTTTTATCGCCTTGCTGTCGTGGGGCTTGCCGTGCCGTCCTTGAGTCAACGTAAGCAGGATATTCCGTTGTTGGCGCGAACCTTCATTGACCGTTCCGAACAGCGAAAGGGAATGAGAGCGATCAGCATTGATGAAGATGTTCTTCGTATGTTTAGCGATTATGAATGGCCGGGAAATATCCGCGAGTTGCTGCATGTTATTGAGGGAAGTCTCGCTTTGATTGGAGATCGTCTTTCAATCGATTGGGGGTGCCTCCCGCGTCATTTTCGAGATGCTTGCAGAAATGCAGCCGCACCGCGAATTACCGAGCCTTTGCTCTCTGAATCTGGGGTGAAGCAGTCGGTGGAGAAGGCTTTTTATGATTATCATGCCGTTAAAAGGAGTAGTGTGATTCCACTCAAGGGGTGTGTGCAAGAGTATGAGGCAGAATGTATCCGTAATGTGTTGCGGGTAACAGGCGGTAATGTGGCCAAGGCCGCACGGATTATGGAGATCACAGGTGCTGGTTTACGGTACAAGATAAAGCAGCTCAATATTGAAGAAGAGGATTAG